In the Quercus lobata isolate SW786 chromosome 5, ValleyOak3.0 Primary Assembly, whole genome shotgun sequence genome, one interval contains:
- the LOC115990950 gene encoding uncharacterized protein LOC115990950: MFESPLGRSIEVYIDDMVVKSRVVFEHVGDLVNIFGILRKHKLRLNAFKCSFGVGSGKFLGYMVTHRGIEWKGFEWTEEYVLAFQQLKEYLSWPPIMSSLEVDEVLFAYLAVASHTGSPYFISNNGLQFDSKAFRQYCSDLGIKNRYSTPAYSQGNGQAETINKVIVNGLKKSLNLIEERRENAMVQLAYYQHKLKQGYDTNVKLRPLAVRDLVLRKVLGTTKNPA; this comes from the exons tggttgtaaagagTAGGGTGGTGTTTGAGCATGTGGGCGATCTTGTGAACATTTTTGGAATTCTAAGAAAGCAtaagttgcgcctgaatgctttTAAGTGTTCGTTTGGGGTAGGCTCGGGAAAGTTCTTGGGCTATATGGTTactcataggggaattgag tggaaaggatttgaatggactgaGGAGTACGTTCTAGCCTTTCAACAGCTTAAAGAGTACCTATCTtggccacccatcatgtccagtcTCGAGGTGGACGAGGTTCTGTTTGCTTACCTGGCAGTAGCCTCTCACACG GGTTCCCCATACTTCATCTCAAATAATGGccttcagtttgatagcaaagccttcAGGCAATACTGTTCTGATTTGGGAATAAAGAATAGGTATTCCACTCCAGCCTATTCgcaaggaaatgggcaagctgAAACTATCAACAAGGTTATAGTGAATGGACTTAAAAAGAG TCTGAACTTGATTGAAGAGCGAAGGGAGAATGCAATGGTTCAACTggcttactaccagcataaGCTTAAGCAAGGTTATGATACCAATGTAAAGCTGAGGCCATTGGCTGTAAGAGATCTGGTATTGAGGAAAGTTTTGGGAACCACCAAGAATCCAGCCTAG